The genome window GAGGTTAGTTTACAGGAGGCTCATTAAGCAAATCCTTAATTACAGGCAGCAGGGCTGCTCTGGGCAAGGATCTCTACCAGCGCCTGCCAGATCCAGGGGCTGGGTCAAAGCTCCAGCCTCTGGCGGCATGGGCTGGGCCTCTAGGAGAATCTCACCTTTTGCTCACAAACAGAAATgatcctgctcccctccccgaggatagaacccaggagtcctggctcccaactccCCTGCTCTAACAACTGGACCCCGCTCATGTCCCagggctggggatagaacccaggagtcctggcccctgcccccttatCATTCCATAATGCTCCCCCCTTTTGGCAGGCCCTCAGCATTAGGCCTCTCTCCCTGTGGGTtcgatccctggctctgggaggggagtggggactagtggttagagcagagggggctaggagcctggactcctgggttctatccccactCTGGGGACAGGGGACCTTGATCTCTGTGCTGCAGTGGCACCTGCGGGGGTTGGTTCCGGCCAGTCCCTGGGGCCGGGCAGTCAGGGCTGCTTGTTGGGACGTGGATCCTTTTCCAAACAGCCCCTGCCCCGAGCTCAGCGATCACCGGGCGCCCAGCTGGCACGGCCCTGGAGGGCACGGccgcctccccatcccccaccacgGGGCCAGATCACCCTCTCGGCTCCAGAGAGTGGGGCACAtcctggggggctgctggtgccccccccccgctggccTTGGTCTGCTGTGCCGGGCACTGCCCATTCCTTGGCAGTACGGCTGGGCAGCACCACATGGCACCAAGGGCCTGTGGTGGGAAaagggcacagggctgggcatCGCTGCAGGGGGGACCAGAGAGAATTAAACTCTTGAGTACTCTCCCCTCTGTGACGCAGGCTTATCACCGCTCCACGGAGATccagggctgcaggtcaggagtgaggggcatcggcagggtgtgtgtgtaccGCTGCCCTTTGCTAGATGGAACGAGAACAGCTGTGCTCTGTGTCATATGCCCTATAATGCTCTCAGCCAGTGGAGATTCTCCTCCCGCTCAGATGTGGGGGCTGGTGCTTCCTGACCAGGAGGCTCCAGATCCCATCCCTGTGGGGCCCCACGCTCACACCCCACGCTCCCTTTACAGGTGCCATTGAGCGGCCATGGAGGAGTCCACACGGCTGGGTTACTGCATCGTGGCCGGCAGCTTCGTGACCTTCCAGTTCTTCTTCTCGGCCGTCAGCCCCCAGCTCTCGCTGGCACTCAGCCGCCGCTACTGCGGCCTGACTGCTGTCAAAAAGTGCGAGTGGAACTCCAGGTACCGCAGTCCTCGGGCCTGAGGGGagcaggacagaacccaggagtcctggctccccgtgctctaaccactagaccccactcccctcccagagccagggatagaacccaggtgtcctggctcccagccctgcagcgtCTAACCACTAGGCCCAGCCCCCAGCGGGAGCCGTCCGGACGTTCCTGGTGGGCTTAGCCTGAGAACATCCTGGCGCGTGAGGCGTCTGACGGGCTGAAAGGAGTCATTGTCCGAGCCCGGGGGCTGGGCGCTTGGagcaacatggggggggggggggcagagccgtgTGTGATCCCTGGGGGGCCACTGGGGGGGTTGAGCCGTGTGTGATCCTGCGGGGGCCATGAGGGGGGCAGAGCCGTGTGTGATTCCCCCGGTGGAGGCCTTGGGGGGGACTGAGTCACGTGTGATCCTGGGGGCGTTATGGGGGAGCTGAGCCATGTGTGATCCCCGGGGAGGCCAAGGGGGGGGACTGAGCCGTGTGTGATCCCCCCCAGGTGTGTCTCCACTCTGCACGCGCTCATCGTCGGCCTCTTCTGCCTCTACATCCTGCTCTTCGATGGAGCCATTAACGCCAACCCCATCTGGTGAGCTcccccggtgcccctcactcccgacccacagccccctgctccctgccccacagttccaccggtgcccctcactcccgacccacagccccctgctccctgccccacagctccccccggtgcccctcactcccgacccacagccccctgctccctgccccacagctccccccggtgcccctcactcccgacctgcagccccctactctcccagccctggcttcCTCCCCCCCGACACACAGAGTTCTGTAGCTGACTGCAGCCCGTGCtcggagttgggggcaggggggcagatTTGCCCTGGTCCCTTTCCCAAGCCCTGTCTCTCACAGCTGGTTGGAAGGTGCCAGCCCTGggccggggggtggaggggtgaggggaggtCCCGTGGGCCCGAGGTCACATGGTGGCAGAGGTGATAAAAGACTGTTTTGTGCCGGGGAAGAATAGCCTCCTTGTTCCCCGGCTGCCAGGACCCAGAGCCGCCCGAGCAGCTGGCATCGGCGGGGCAGAGGAGCCTGTGCGGTGCGGCTGGGCACAGCCTCTTGCATTGGGGACTGGAGCCCAGGGGCTGGCATGGTGCCCAGACATAGGGTTGCATGCAAGGAGGATCTGGGGCCCAGGCACTTTGGGAGCGAGCGTCTGATGGGGGGGAGCTGGCCCTGTGATCACCCCCCTGCCTGTGTTCATGCTCCACCTCTCCCCCCGAtactaacccccccaccccgtcccatgCCAGCCCCTCATCCCCTGACTCCTTGTGCTTCCAGGGGGGACCCTTACCTGGTGAAACTCAACGTGGCCATCACCTGCGGCTACCTGCTCTACGGTAAACGCTGGGGGCACCGTgctgcccctgctggctggcctGGGGACTGCGACCCCCAGCTCTTTGGCCTCCCTGACCTGGGGGGACCCCAGAACTGGGATTTCAGGCACAAAATGATCTAAAACCCTAAAAAAAACCGGGGAAACTTCTTACAATTTTGGTGACTTTTTCCTTCTGGAGTGAAAGGAGCCACCAGGCATTGGGGCCATGGGCCTGGGGGGCTGCCCGGCAGGGCGAGgctttggggctggagcagggagctgcagtgGGGCAGCTGGGCAATCAGGGGGGCTGGACCGTGAAACCCCACCCAAGTGGGAGTTGTTTGTGCCTCCCACCCAAGCTGAGGACCCCAGGAATAGATGGAAACTCCAGGAGAAATCCAGGTGCCCAGCCCAGGGTGAGGGTCTCCCAGGCAGTGAATGGTTTGTGGGGCCCCCAAAGGGCTGACTTGCCGACAGGGCCAGCGCTGAGCTCGCTCCAGGAATCGGGCCTCTTCCGGGGACACACACCGGCTACAGGCCCCGCTCTGAGAGGCTTGGGGCGGGAGGTGCCAGGCTTGCGAGAGGGGGTATGTGGGGAgagtgtttggggtgggggggtgtcgtGCTGCGCCTGGAGGGGCTGgtagggtttgtgtgtgtttgtgcatttcCCCATTGCTGAGCCTGACACAGCGCCCTCCCATGGGAGCCCCAGCACACTGACCTGTCCCCCCATTGTCCCCCCGCATTAAAACTCCTCCGTGTGTGTTTCAATTCCagatttgctgctgctcctgcggTACTGGAAGATGCTGGGCGACTCCCTGTTCGTTTGCCACCACTTGGTGGCGCTGTACGCCTACGGATACGTGCTGGTCAGTGCCAGGTCCTGGCCGGCTGCTctggggcaggctccctcccctgtcccagccccccagatctctgctctctctgtgcttcctctgcaccccccgccccagctacTTCCTTTGCCCCCGCTCCGAGGGCAACGGCTGGGTCCATCCAGGCTCCAAATTCAGCTTCAACCCCCCCCTTTAATCCCAGCCAGAAtccacccccccgtccccccatttCAAGTCAAAGCTCCGATTTCAGCCCCCATTCGCCAGCTGgcgtcccccctccccaagcctgGAGGGGCGGGAACGCAGCCAGAACAGAGGAGCCCAAGGCACCTGCCTCTGGGAGctgggaggctgggctgggcttggggGTAAGGGACTGGGATTCACGAGAGCTGGGTTCGAAGGGGACTGGCCGCTGCTGGAGATGGGataccggggtagatgggcccattccctgttctgcagcagggaggggataaTCTCAGAGTGTTTAACACCAGGAGGGACCCTTagatctagtctcacctcctgcacgGCACAAGCCGGAGAATTTCACCCACCTTCTGCATGAGACATGAGCTCAAGGCAGAGAGCGCGTCCCCTTGAGATgagccctgctgggccctggactCCCCGCTTTGTGTGCGGCTTGGGGTGGGCACCCTGGGGCAGATGGTGAGGGCTGTACCagggaggatggtccagtggttagggtctAGCCCAGGACTTGggagtcctgggttcaattccctgctttgccacagactgcctgtgtgaccctgggccagtTGTATAGctgttcagtgcctcagtttccctctttgtATAATAGCCCTGCCAGGGGcattgtgaggctaaatacacCAATGATGGTGAGGTGCCCAGATGCCACGGTGATGGCAGCCGATGTGCACTCACACTGTGGCTGCAGGGCTGTGCTGGGAGACAACAATTgggcctccccgcccccaccccacccccagacggCTTCCCTTGGTGGCCAGCGACTCGCCAGGGGACGCAGGGGGCCATTTGCCTGCGCAGCCCCAGCTACTTGTTAGCACCAAAGCTCCCCGGGCCGGGAAGGAGGCGCCGGCAGCTGAGATCCGTGGAACGTCCTGGGCCGACCAGCCAGCGCTGGCTGGAAACCCCCCTTCTGGCAGCTCAGGCTCGTCACCCAAAAACCAggggctgcttttgaaaatctccatccAAAAAGCCTTAGGCATGTGTCAGTGACCTGATACTGtgtattaggtgtattacggtagcccCTAGGCACCCTGGTCATGGCAGGGACCCTGGGCAAGGCACAGAACAATAATTCCCCAGCTCCATCCAGCCCCTGCCTTGAGGCGCCTGAGTCCTGGGGAAGAAATCTGCCTCTTACCATAGGACTGCTCAGGCCCGAGGTCCTGACCCGCTGCCCCACCCAGGCTCTGACAGGGGCTGGCACCAGCtgcccccagggaaggagaaagaaCCCTGcagtggaggggatggggggatcCTCTCCCCCACTAAGGGCTCATGGGACGCCCCTGGTCTGTTTAGCACCCAGTGCGGCCATCCCCAGCCGGTCCCAGATCACTGGGGAGGAGCCTCGTTGGCTTCAGAATCGGGACTTTCTACCAGTATTCGGGGTTCTTCTTATAAACCGGGGGGGTTGCAGCCGTAGCCAGGTTCCCCTGGCGCTGGCAGCTTTATCTGCCCcgctgagggccaggagctcttCTCAGCCCCCACGCGGGCCAGGACGCTGCTTTGCCCcgggactccaggagctggggactgAAACCGACTGTCACCCGACTCTGGCAGCTGGGGCGTCAGCTCAGAAACGTGGGGGGCTGGGGACCAAGCTGGGGCAGCACGTAGAATACAGGGGACTGTATTCCAGCCTGCAGCATCTTGGGTAGGGTCATAGGGGCCTATGAAAAGTCAGGGGGGGCAGAACAAAGTGTGGGGGGGCAATCACCCCCCCCCATAGCAAGTAACTCCCCAGCTCGGCAGCCCTGTTAGAATCGGCCAGGCCTGTGAGCTGGACTATTCACTTGCGCCGTGTTTTCACCCGGGTCAGTCTCCCCTGTTTGTGGGGCCATCGGCCCCCCAGAACTTAGCCAGCAGGAAGAGTCAGGACCCAGCCCCAGCTGGCgtctctctccccactctgccccctgcacTGCGCCCAGGCCATGGGAACATCTAAACATCTCATTTGTGACTCCTTACCAAACAACCGGCCCTCCCTGGCGTGACCCCGGTACTGAACTCCCCAGGGGATCAGCCCCCCCACAGCTGTCAGATACAGCCCCACTAGCACCTTTGGAGTCGTGGGGGGGACACCCAGAGGGAGCCTGGCCTAAATATTTGGGCAGCTCTTTGaactggggtggggcaggttgAGATTGGGAGCCATACACAGAGCTGGGTAGGGGAGACCCAGGACTGGGGTAATGGGGCTGCGAGTCAGGACTGAGGGACACTAgcagagctgcggggggcggggatcccagggctgggctagcagggggctctgggtggggattgggggcactggcagatctgggtgtggggaggcccagggctgggctagcagggggctgcgggttgggactgaggggctctggcagggctggggggggggggacgggactctGCTCATCTCTCCCCTACAGAAGGTGCAAAGGAACCTGGTGGGGGGTGGGCCCCTCTCATGGCTCCAGGTCTTCAGGGAAGTGACTCTGCCTTGGGGTCTGTGAGTCCAGCGACCCCCCCCTTACTTCATGCTGGGGCACAGCTCAGCGCCCCCCACCTCTGGGGTGGTTCCTGagcaggcctggggtggaggaTCTGTCCCCCCCCGTGAGCCCCTTGGAGCAGGGGATTAACAGCCTCTCTCTCCCCTAGAGCCGAGGGGTGCTGCCCTATTTCGCCAACTTCCGCCTCCTCTCCGAGCTCTCCACCCCATTTGTCAACCTGCGGTgagttggggcaggggagctgggcaggggaggagctggggggctcTAAGGTGCCTGAGTGTCCCAGTGGGACACGGATTCAAATTCTCCTGAGGCACTGCGGGATGAGGATGGTGCCACTACCCCAGAGGATGCTGGGATGCAGacggtgtggggaggggggctgaaggGTAGGGCATGCAGCAACCCTAGATCAGTGGGGCTGGGAGTTAACACCCTTTTGACTTGCATCAGGGCAGCttccacgccccccccccgggctatgggctcaggctctctgcagactcaggcagcgtcTGGCTTAATGAGAGCGCTGATGTGATCATGTGAcgccaggagctggagggggcggggcctgaggcTGTTTAAAGTGACCGCGCACCTTTCTCGTGGCCCAGGTGGTTCTTTGACACCGTGGGGCAGCCCCGCTCCTCCTGGTTCGTCCTAGCCAACGGCCTGGCCATGACCGTGGTCTTCTTCCTGGTGCGCATCGCCGTCATCCCCAGCTACTACGCCCGCATGCTGGCCTGGCACGGCACGCCCGAGTACGCCCGCCTGGGGCTGGCCGTGCAGGTGGCCTGGATCatgcccagcctggccctggagGTCCTCAACCTGGTCTGGATGTACAAGATCATCCGGGGCTTCTACCGGGCCTTCTGCCGGTCCCAGGAGAGCAAGACGGCCTGCAGCCACGGGGACTAAGCGGGAGCTGGACTTCCCCAGGGGGCGCAGCCAGGGGGCCCCCAAGCTCCTGGCACAGATGGAAGATCTACTCTAGTTCCCATCAGAGCCCACAGCAACAGAAATACCCTGGCCTGGCATGTGCCCCCAGGCACCTGGACTGGCCCCCACTGAGCAACAGGGGCATCTGGACTGGCACATGCCCTACAGGCAGCTAGGAAACTCATGGAGATCACAGACTGGCATATGCCACAGGCACCCAGGAAATCCATGGGGCACCGGGACTGGCATTGAGCACTTGGGACATCTGGACCTGCGCATGCCTGTCTTTGTGGGGGCCTGCGTGTCCATGCACAAGGGGCATggaggctccagctgggtggggggcagggggcagagcggggagcCACAGGAGGGCCATGCTGCAGCATAGTGAACAGCTTCCCCAGGCCTCCGCACCCCCTCCAACTCCTACAGAAAGGGGAAGGAGGCCCACACTACTGGGCTGGAGagttgggggggcggggcccaCGTGTGCTGAACCCCCGGGGGCCAACGGTTATTTGTAGCTTTTGAggacaacacacacacccccaggatCCTGCAGTCTGACCCAGGCTCCTCCCTGCCAGATGCCTCCTGGCCCATAGCACCCCCCCTTCCATAAGGCCCTGGCCCCCTACCCAAGGGGACGGGGCAGGGTTCTGGGGCTGAGcctgctctggcagggggagctgggtgcgGAGTTGGGAGCCACACGGGTCCCAGCAGCGGTGTCTCTGGCACAGGGCAGCCCCCAGCTAAACATGTTCAGAACCCCCCGGGCTGGGGCCCCCGAGAACTGGGCTgtagtccctgctctgctgcagactcccAAGGCGAGTCGCggtgcctctgtgcctcagtttccctgtctgttaAAGGGGGACAACGCCCCTTCAGCTGTGCCTTCTCTCTTCAGACTGGGAGCTCTGTGTGGCAAGCCTGTCCGCCACTCTATCCATGCAGCGCCTGGCACGGCCGGGGGACCCCGATCTCGGCCCGGCCCAGACAGCGCCCCTTGATCTCGGCCTGGGCCTCTAGGCATTTCCACGCTCCCAGTGACACTCTGAAGTAGCCTCCCTCACCAGGTCTCGCTCCGGTCGGCTCCGAGATCGGGTTTTTTGGACGGTTTCCTGTGAAGAATCTCAAATTCCTTCTCGATTCCTTGTTTCATACCTGACATTTCTGCCCTAGTGAGGAATTAAC of Natator depressus isolate rNatDep1 chromosome 20, rNatDep2.hap1, whole genome shotgun sequence contains these proteins:
- the LOC141975392 gene encoding TLC domain-containing protein 4-like is translated as MEESTRLGYCIVAGSFVTFQFFFSAVSPQLSLALSRRYCGLTAVKKCEWNSRCVSTLHALIVGLFCLYILLFDGAINANPIWGDPYLVKLNVAITCGYLLYDLLLLLRYWKMLGDSLFVCHHLVALYAYGYVLSRGVLPYFANFRLLSELSTPFVNLRWFFDTVGQPRSSWFVLANGLAMTVVFFLVRIAVIPSYYARMLAWHGTPEYARLGLAVQVAWIMPSLALEVLNLVWMYKIIRGFYRAFCRSQESKTACSHGD